In Dehalogenimonas etheniformans, one genomic interval encodes:
- a CDS encoding helix-turn-helix domain-containing protein translates to MKSILREKREALGISQVRLGSLSGLANNVISDFERGARRPWPRARKALARALRVPEAELFPEVGVEAGEGGVQNGH, encoded by the coding sequence ATGAAAAGTATCTTAAGGGAAAAAAGAGAAGCCCTTGGGATTTCTCAGGTCAGGCTTGGGAGTTTGAGCGGATTAGCAAATAACGTAATCTCAGATTTCGAACGAGGAGCGAGGCGGCCTTGGCCTCGAGCACGGAAGGCCCTTGCCCGGGCGCTGCGCGTCCCGGAGGCCGAGCTCTTCCCTGAGGTTGGCGTGGAGGCTGGTGAGGGAGGTGTCCAGAATGGCCACTAA
- a CDS encoding helix-turn-helix domain-containing protein, which produces MATKESSTSLTMTIPEFAKAANISPGLAYDLARKDDLPVKVIHFGRRMLLSRRAVDELLGTSTQNGALA; this is translated from the coding sequence ATGGCCACTAAGGAAAGCTCCACTAGCCTCACCATGACGATCCCCGAGTTCGCCAAGGCCGCAAACATATCTCCAGGACTGGCCTATGATCTAGCCCGGAAAGACGATCTACCGGTCAAGGTAATCCATTTTGGCCGGCGCATGCTGCTCTCCCGCCGGGCGGTCGATGAATTGCTGGGGACATCCACCCAGAACGGCGCTTTGGCTTGA
- a CDS encoding replication protein, producing MASPQLENGFLRIACELIEAISRTRFSPRESQVFWSVVRRTYGWNKKADRISYSQLEESTGLNRRHIADALSRLIRRNIISRCGSGYKLSYGIQKDYQLWIVTDRGNNSKLSLPKGATNRIITETDKGSLLPGATKSLPKREHTIDKKTSSKNNPREDFQKPAKQAFGEFKNVLLTAEERENLTAKLGLAAAEASDLIERLSAYLENHPNKKYASHYATIKTWALDDVKKRTAAGPRQDRFTNLPPGADLKKWENV from the coding sequence TTGGCTAGTCCCCAGCTTGAAAACGGCTTCCTCCGCATCGCTTGCGAATTGATTGAGGCAATCTCTCGCACACGGTTTAGCCCGAGGGAGAGTCAAGTATTCTGGTCGGTTGTCCGGCGGACTTACGGATGGAATAAGAAGGCTGACCGGATCTCATATAGTCAACTCGAAGAGTCAACAGGTCTCAATAGACGCCATATCGCAGATGCGCTCTCTCGTTTGATTCGCCGGAACATCATCTCCCGCTGTGGATCAGGATACAAGCTTTCTTACGGAATCCAGAAGGATTACCAGCTTTGGATTGTTACCGATAGGGGCAATAATTCAAAGCTATCATTACCGAAGGGGGCAACAAATAGAATCATTACCGAAACCGACAAAGGTTCATTGCTCCCGGGGGCAACAAAATCATTACCGAAAAGGGAACACACAATAGATAAAAAAACATCTTCAAAAAACAACCCTCGAGAGGATTTCCAAAAGCCTGCAAAACAAGCCTTTGGCGAATTTAAAAACGTCCTCTTAACGGCCGAAGAGCGCGAGAATTTGACGGCTAAGTTGGGGTTGGCTGCCGCGGAAGCCTCCGATCTGATTGAGCGCCTCTCGGCTTACCTCGAAAACCATCCCAACAAAAAATACGCCAGCCATTACGCAACGATAAAAACGTGGGCACTTGACGATGTAAAGAAGCGGACCGCCGCGGGCCCCCGGCAGGATAGATTTACAAATCTACCTCCTGGCGCTGACTTAAAAAAATGGGAGAACGTGTAG